One window of the Capnocytophaga haemolytica genome contains the following:
- a CDS encoding beta-ketoacyl synthase N-terminal-like domain-containing protein has translation MKTNTYINGACCISTQDTFKATELLSIKSIVSGEVLNAIDPPYKEYIPPTMIRRMAKGVKMGVVATTEALKEAGNPPLDAILVGTGIGCLQDSEKFLKALLDNNEQHLTPTAFIQSTHNTVAGQIALQLQCKGLNFTYVNGAVSFESALLDAKMQMELGELSTALVGGVDEHSPHTLYLYDLIGLPLKSEGAGFFVLSDKQTDNTYATLVDVTLRNVVEPDEWQNFVDDFLQRNSCSYSDIDLVLTGEDCKRNYQKPTIAYKSLCGEYYTASAFGLWLTCTFLKHQHIPATLVAGKPPKSLKNILLVNSFMGKDYSLTLIRR, from the coding sequence ATGAAAACTAACACATATATCAACGGAGCGTGCTGCATATCGACACAAGACACTTTCAAGGCAACAGAATTGTTGTCAATAAAGTCTATCGTTTCTGGTGAAGTGCTTAACGCTATCGACCCACCTTATAAAGAATATATTCCTCCGACGATGATCCGCAGGATGGCTAAGGGTGTGAAAATGGGAGTAGTAGCCACTACTGAGGCACTCAAAGAGGCTGGTAATCCTCCCTTGGATGCTATCCTCGTAGGCACAGGGATAGGCTGCTTGCAAGACTCAGAGAAGTTTCTCAAAGCACTCCTCGACAACAATGAACAACACCTTACACCAACGGCATTTATCCAATCCACTCACAATACGGTAGCGGGACAGATAGCCTTGCAACTACAATGTAAAGGGCTCAATTTCACTTATGTAAATGGAGCAGTTTCCTTTGAGTCCGCCTTGTTAGATGCCAAGATGCAGATGGAACTCGGCGAGCTCTCCACGGCACTCGTAGGGGGGGTAGATGAGCACAGTCCACACACTTTATATTTGTATGACTTGATAGGACTACCCTTGAAGTCAGAGGGGGCTGGCTTCTTTGTTCTCTCTGATAAACAGACGGATAACACTTATGCAACGCTGGTAGATGTTACCCTTAGAAACGTAGTAGAGCCTGATGAATGGCAAAATTTTGTAGACGATTTTTTACAACGAAACAGTTGTTCTTATTCTGATATTGACTTGGTGTTAACAGGAGAAGACTGTAAGCGTAATTACCAGAAGCCTACAATTGCTTATAAAAGTCTCTGTGGGGAGTACTATACAGCGTCTGCTTTTGGTTTGTGGCTGACGTGTACCTTTCTTAAACACCAGCATATTCCCGCTACATTAGTTGCGGGAAAACCACCTAAAAGTCTGAAAAACATTCTATTAGTCAATTCCTTTATGGGAAAAGACTACAGCCTAACCCTTATAAGAAGATGA
- the ccsA gene encoding cytochrome c biogenesis protein: protein MNKILHSFWVILSSTKLMALLFVTFGFAMGLGTFVEDRYGIATARIWIYNAWWFELLVLLFVVNFIGNIKRYSLQKRENWAVLVLHLSWVFIILGAFVTRYVSDEGLLSLREGETSDTYISDNTYITAFVDGNYKGKDLRKGMQKQVLFSPFARNYYHWKSDFKGKEYDISYVKFIHGVKKDFEEDEKGDRYLKIVVPVGAQREEYYIKDGGAKMIAGALFTFNQEVPGALQITERDTLIYINAPVEGSYIKMRDIGKIPEGATSIYDYMTPIAANAPTELYLRAMYAFGNVEFVASEIVRGREAVLPLEHSEITKDSADGIVLRISSGGEAKEVTVMGKKGEVGIPTTVRVNNLDFHLSYGSREEQLPFSVRLNDFIATKYPGTERSYASYKSEVTVLPKEGQPFDYPIYMNHILNYKGYRLFQASFSPDEKGTVLSVNHDVLGTTLTYIGYILLFLSLLAFMFVGKSRFRKLSAQLRELQQKRIDKVVTVLLLLSVGIASAQQYPSEKQLDSILKATTVSREHAAKFGALLIQDEGRIKPVNTFSSELLRKVGKRDTFRGMNSDQVLLSMLQASAMWYYFDIMYVKKDNDSLHNYLGVKKGVKRIPAISLYKADGGYKLAPFLEKVYATNNPNQFEKDIKEVDQRLGLLNRALYGEIFKIFPVPADPNHRWISRLDYVENPEIVKDTLYGKVIREAIPVYLSLVKEGIRTGDYSQADNFLEGLKQNQLRYSKMLIPSETKIKAELWYNKINVFEQLFQAYLYVSLLLFTVLVLAVFSSKRLYNRLLTIGKTLLWLFFIAHTAGLIVRWYISGHAPFSDAYESMIYVAWSTMGAGLLFGRRSWWALASTSFVSSMLLMIAHWNWLDPSIGTLQPVLNSYWLMLHVAVIVGSYGPFALGAILGALSMLLMIFTTIKNRDKVHVVLKELLIVNELSLTVGLVMLTIGNFLGGMWANESWGRYWGWDPKETWALVSIMVYALVIHLRLVPGMRGKWLFSLMSLLAFFSILMTYFGVNFYLSGMHSYASGEKIITPTFVYYAVGVVILLAVLSYIRNKRYEN, encoded by the coding sequence ATGAATAAAATATTACATAGTTTTTGGGTGATACTTTCCTCGACAAAATTGATGGCATTGCTATTCGTAACATTCGGATTTGCAATGGGTTTGGGCACTTTTGTAGAGGATAGGTACGGTATTGCTACTGCGCGCATTTGGATTTACAACGCTTGGTGGTTTGAGCTATTGGTGTTGCTTTTTGTTGTAAATTTCATAGGAAATATCAAGCGTTATAGTCTGCAAAAGCGTGAGAATTGGGCGGTATTGGTGCTGCATCTCTCGTGGGTATTTATCATTCTCGGGGCTTTTGTAACGCGCTATGTGAGTGATGAGGGGCTGCTATCGCTGCGTGAGGGTGAAACTTCTGATACTTATATTTCTGATAATACGTATATTACGGCTTTTGTTGACGGTAATTATAAGGGGAAAGATTTGCGTAAAGGGATGCAAAAACAAGTGCTTTTTTCTCCTTTTGCGAGGAATTATTATCATTGGAAGTCAGATTTTAAGGGTAAGGAATACGACATTTCTTATGTAAAGTTTATTCACGGTGTGAAGAAGGACTTTGAAGAGGATGAAAAAGGCGATCGTTACCTCAAAATAGTTGTACCTGTAGGGGCTCAGCGGGAGGAGTATTACATAAAAGACGGAGGGGCTAAAATGATTGCTGGGGCACTTTTCACCTTTAACCAAGAGGTGCCTGGAGCGTTGCAAATCACTGAGCGCGATACACTTATTTATATTAATGCCCCTGTTGAGGGTAGCTATATAAAGATGCGTGATATTGGTAAGATCCCTGAGGGTGCTACCTCTATATATGATTATATGACGCCTATCGCAGCCAATGCGCCTACTGAATTGTATCTTCGGGCGATGTATGCCTTTGGAAATGTGGAGTTTGTGGCTTCTGAAATCGTGCGTGGGCGTGAGGCAGTCCTTCCTTTGGAGCACAGTGAAATCACCAAGGATAGTGCAGATGGCATTGTGCTGCGCATTAGCAGTGGGGGAGAGGCAAAAGAGGTGACAGTGATGGGCAAAAAGGGTGAGGTAGGAATACCTACCACTGTGAGGGTGAATAACTTAGATTTTCATCTGAGCTATGGTTCGCGCGAAGAGCAACTACCTTTTTCCGTGCGCTTGAACGATTTTATCGCTACTAAATACCCAGGCACCGAGCGCAGTTATGCTTCCTATAAAAGTGAGGTGACTGTACTACCTAAGGAAGGGCAACCGTTTGATTACCCGATATATATGAATCATATCCTCAACTATAAAGGCTATCGACTTTTTCAGGCGTCTTTCTCCCCTGATGAGAAAGGGACAGTACTTTCCGTCAATCACGATGTCTTGGGGACTACACTTACCTACATAGGATATATTTTACTCTTTTTGAGTTTATTAGCTTTTATGTTTGTCGGTAAGTCACGTTTTAGAAAGCTCAGTGCTCAATTGCGAGAGTTACAACAAAAACGTATTGATAAAGTAGTAACTGTATTGCTGTTGCTCAGTGTAGGAATCGCCTCAGCACAACAGTATCCTTCTGAAAAACAGTTAGATTCAATATTAAAAGCCACTACGGTAAGCCGTGAACACGCGGCTAAATTTGGGGCACTGCTCATCCAAGACGAAGGGCGCATCAAGCCTGTAAATACATTTTCATCTGAATTACTACGAAAAGTAGGTAAGCGCGACACTTTCCGAGGGATGAATTCTGACCAGGTGCTACTCTCGATGCTACAAGCCTCTGCGATGTGGTATTACTTTGATATTATGTACGTTAAGAAGGATAATGACAGTCTTCATAATTATCTGGGAGTGAAGAAAGGTGTAAAGCGCATTCCTGCGATAAGCCTTTATAAAGCAGATGGGGGCTATAAATTAGCACCTTTTTTAGAGAAAGTTTATGCTACTAACAATCCTAATCAGTTTGAAAAGGATATTAAGGAAGTCGACCAGCGATTGGGCTTACTCAATAGGGCACTCTATGGTGAGATCTTCAAGATTTTTCCTGTGCCTGCAGACCCTAATCATCGGTGGATATCGCGTTTGGATTACGTAGAAAACCCTGAAATAGTGAAAGATACTCTTTATGGGAAAGTGATTAGAGAGGCTATCCCCGTGTACTTATCATTAGTAAAAGAAGGTATCCGCACGGGTGATTATTCACAAGCAGATAACTTCCTTGAAGGGCTGAAACAGAATCAATTGCGTTACTCAAAGATGCTCATCCCCTCAGAGACAAAGATAAAAGCGGAGTTGTGGTACAACAAAATTAATGTATTTGAGCAACTTTTTCAAGCATATTTATATGTGAGTTTGCTACTTTTTACAGTCTTAGTATTAGCTGTTTTCTCATCTAAGAGGCTCTATAATAGACTGTTGACTATTGGTAAAACACTTCTTTGGCTGTTCTTTATCGCTCATACGGCAGGGCTTATAGTGCGTTGGTACATTTCAGGGCACGCCCCTTTCAGCGATGCTTATGAGAGTATGATCTATGTGGCGTGGTCTACGATGGGGGCAGGACTACTATTTGGTCGTCGTTCGTGGTGGGCATTGGCTTCTACCTCATTTGTGTCGTCGATGTTACTAATGATTGCCCATTGGAATTGGCTCGACCCGTCTATAGGAACCCTCCAGCCAGTGCTCAACAGCTATTGGTTGATGCTCCACGTGGCAGTGATTGTAGGCAGTTACGGTCCCTTTGCTTTGGGTGCTATCCTTGGAGCTTTGAGTATGCTATTGATGATTTTCACCACGATAAAGAATAGAGATAAAGTGCACGTTGTACTTAAAGAACTGTTGATAGTAAATGAGTTATCACTTACTGTGGGGCTTGTGATGCTCACCATTGGTAACTTTCTCGGTGGGATGTGGGCAAATGAAAGTTGGGGGCGCTATTGGGGCTGGGACCCTAAAGAGACGTGGGCACTGGTGAGCATAATGGTCTATGCCTTAGTCATCCACCTGCGATTGGTGCCAGGGATGCGTGGTAAATGGCTTTTTAGCTTGATGAGCTTACTGGCATTTTTCAGCATATTGATGACTTATTTTGGTGTAAACTTTTATCTTTCAGGGATGCACAGTTATGCTTCAGGTGAAAAGATTATTACACCAACATTTGTATACTACGCCGTAGGTGTTGTAATTTTACTCGCTGTTCTTTCCTATATAAGAAATAAACGTTATGAAAACTAA
- a CDS encoding ATP-binding cassette domain-containing protein, which produces MIYIRLKQAVQSAEGKKTISVDTTLALNTITGVFGASGQGKTTLFKVVAGLLYPDEGLVIYNDKTFVDTTKRINLPPQQRHVALMFQSYALFPNMTAEENLFFAQKTKDSKAVDYLLDYLEMSALRNRKPHQLSGGQQQRIAFARALLQPSDILLLDEPFSAVDTPMRQKMMQLLTEAQQRTTILIISHNREELTPILTKAISI; this is translated from the coding sequence ATGATATATATCCGCCTTAAGCAAGCCGTTCAATCCGCTGAAGGAAAGAAAACCATCAGCGTAGATACCACCCTCGCTCTGAACACCATCACAGGCGTATTCGGTGCCTCAGGGCAGGGAAAAACAACCCTCTTCAAGGTCGTCGCAGGGCTGCTTTACCCCGATGAAGGTTTGGTGATATACAACGACAAGACTTTTGTAGATACAACCAAAAGGATAAACCTCCCTCCACAGCAGCGCCATGTAGCCCTGATGTTTCAGAGTTATGCTCTATTCCCCAATATGACTGCTGAAGAAAACCTATTCTTCGCCCAGAAAACAAAAGATAGTAAGGCAGTAGATTACTTATTAGATTATTTGGAGATGAGCGCCTTAAGGAATAGAAAGCCTCATCAGCTCTCGGGCGGGCAGCAGCAGCGCATCGCCTTTGCCCGCGCTCTCTTGCAGCCTTCTGACATCCTCCTCTTGGACGAACCCTTCTCTGCCGTAGATACGCCTATGCGCCAAAAGATGATGCAGCTGCTCACCGAAGCACAGCAACGCACCACCATCTTGATCATCTCTCACAACCGCGAGGAGCTTACCCCTATACTCACTAAAGCAATTAGCATATAG
- the nhaD gene encoding sodium:proton antiporter NhaD, with amino-acid sequence METWIIVVFFIGYLFITIEHQVRIDKTISALAMAVVCWTLLKTLNLTVVALSPAKGLVAVNPMDNPTVIDQALLHHLGTIAEILFFLIGAMTIVEIIDMHRGFELIKQAIKTRQKVKLLWIIGLIAFFLSPLIDNLTTTIILITIVRKLIPSQAERYWYASLIVIAANAGGSWSPIGDVTTTMLWIGNKVSAAKLIEYVFLPSVVCFAVPMLIASFLPPFRGNIEVSTQQERNAYKSSLPVLLVGFVSIIGVPIFKSTVHLPPYMGMLFALALMWFISEKLKPIKELSTEESVLFSTHRALSKIEFSSILFFLGILLAVAALESIGVLFHFAESLNSAIPNENLVVFLLGCASAVIDNVPLVAASIGMFQEPLDAPLWHEIAYAAGTGGSLLIIGSAAGVAAMGMERISFFWYAKNILWMALLGFAVGFLSLIGMEHFSF; translated from the coding sequence ATGGAGACTTGGATTATTGTTGTCTTTTTTATCGGTTACCTATTTATTACTATTGAACATCAAGTGCGCATTGATAAAACTATCTCTGCCTTAGCGATGGCAGTAGTGTGTTGGACACTCTTGAAAACCCTCAACCTCACTGTGGTAGCGCTATCACCTGCGAAAGGCTTAGTGGCGGTGAACCCTATGGATAACCCCACAGTGATTGATCAAGCCCTCTTGCATCACTTAGGGACTATAGCTGAGATTTTATTCTTCCTCATCGGGGCGATGACTATCGTGGAAATCATTGATATGCATCGTGGTTTTGAACTGATTAAGCAGGCCATAAAGACCCGACAAAAAGTAAAACTTCTGTGGATCATAGGGCTTATTGCCTTTTTTCTTTCTCCATTGATTGACAATCTGACTACGACTATTATTTTGATTACTATAGTACGCAAGCTTATTCCCTCACAAGCTGAGCGCTATTGGTATGCTTCGCTGATTGTGATTGCAGCTAATGCGGGTGGGTCGTGGTCGCCTATTGGAGATGTTACCACTACAATGCTTTGGATAGGCAATAAGGTGAGTGCTGCCAAGCTCATTGAATACGTTTTTCTCCCCTCGGTGGTATGTTTTGCGGTGCCTATGCTCATTGCTTCGTTTCTACCTCCTTTCCGTGGAAATATCGAAGTGAGTACCCAGCAAGAGCGCAATGCCTATAAGAGCAGTCTGCCTGTATTGCTCGTTGGTTTTGTATCGATCATTGGTGTACCAATATTCAAATCCACAGTGCATCTTCCGCCTTATATGGGGATGCTCTTTGCCTTGGCTTTAATGTGGTTTATCTCTGAGAAATTGAAGCCTATAAAGGAGCTTAGTACCGAGGAGAGCGTTCTTTTTTCCACTCATAGAGCCCTTTCGAAGATTGAGTTCTCAAGTATTCTTTTCTTCTTAGGAATACTGCTGGCAGTGGCGGCCTTAGAGAGTATTGGGGTGCTCTTTCACTTCGCTGAAAGTCTCAACAGTGCTATCCCCAATGAAAATCTTGTAGTCTTCTTGTTAGGGTGTGCCTCGGCGGTGATTGATAATGTGCCGCTGGTGGCTGCCAGTATAGGGATGTTCCAAGAGCCACTGGACGCGCCTTTGTGGCACGAGATTGCATACGCCGCAGGTACGGGGGGCAGCCTACTGATCATCGGTTCAGCAGCAGGGGTTGCTGCTATGGGTATGGAGCGCATTAGCTTTTTTTGGTATGCTAAGAATATCCTTTGGATGGCACTCTTAGGCTTTGCCGTGGGCTTCCTATCACTTATAGGAATGGAGCATTTTAGCTTTTAA